A window of the Linepithema humile isolate Giens D197 chromosome 4, Lhum_UNIL_v1.0, whole genome shotgun sequence genome harbors these coding sequences:
- the LOC136999745 gene encoding putative leucine-rich repeat-containing protein DDB_G0290503, with product MAKCNRSPRASAHTNMFTYIKFEDGVKAIVNTDDIVDFDIQNILFDKKYQVKWDDGHFYYGILGKMQQKVILEESKEAVDEKIQSRRVEFLPLSLCISATEVNTESDLDRGDDGEDMKNKVTAKIRKLNVQLVKKDNTNNFTSSIENGNNNMKTAKLKNQKLNTFVNVLEKKMPSKEDIKNQKQNEINEIISPATITKSVSKLCSKQNLTDYSIAHDNTKALHASITKGQSCTNKNTARSKSSHKTLHENNNFIATGFKQKTKEILSTKNNHAHLQSKTNQDDILKKKMEKLRKTNEDLETKYLKLKNQMKDKERIINDLINFNMELQSVK from the exons ATGGCAAAATGTAACCGATCACCGAGAGCTAGTGCACATACAAACATGTTTACTTACATCAAATTTGAAGATGGTGTAAAAGCTATTGTTAATACGGACGATATAGTGGATTTTGACATTCAAAACAtactatttgataaaaaatatcaagtgaAGTGGGACGACGGACACTTTTATTATGGCATATTAggaaaaatgcaacaaaaagtaattttagaag AAAGTAAAGAAGCAGTggatgaaaaaatacaatcgaGAAGAGTAGAGTTTTTGCCTCTTAGTTTATGTATTTCAGCAACCGAAGTTAATACTGAATCTGACCTTGACCGTGGAGATGAC ggaGAGGATATGAAGAATAAAGTTACTGCAAAAATTAGGAAGCTAAATgtacaattagtaaaaaaagataataccaataattttacatcaagTATTGAAAATGGAAACAATAATATGAAAACAGCCAAGTTAAAGAACCAAAAATTGAACACTTTTGTGAAtgttttggaaaaaaaaatgccaTCTAAAGAAGATATTAAGAATCAAAAACAGAATGAGATAAAT gaaATAATATCACCAGCTACGATTACCAAGAGTGTTTCTAAATTGTGTTCTAAACAAAACTTAACAGATTACTCAATTGCTCATGATAATACAAAAGCATTACATGCATCTATAACTAAGGGTCAAAgctgtacaaataaaaatacagctAGAAGTAAATCTTCGCATAAAACTctacatgaaaataataattttattgctactggatttaaacagaaaactaaagaaatattgtcgaCAAAG AACAATCATGCTCACTTACAATCTAAAACTAATCAAGACGATATCTTGAAGAAAaag ATGGAGAAACTGCGGAAAACAAACGAAGatttagaaacaaaatatttgaaattaaagaatcaaatgaaagataaagaaaggatcattaatgatttaataaattttaatatggaGCTTCAAAGTGTAAAGTGA